A region of Streptomyces sp. WMMC500 DNA encodes the following proteins:
- the uppS gene encoding polyprenyl diphosphate synthase — protein sequence MACVTDGNGRWAQRRSLPRTAGHRAAVTAVIDVVEAARTTGVEWLSLYAFSTENWNRPGTEVEFLMRLVRRVVRKHAPLLLARGIRCRFLGVADPRIPRELAQDFHDLAALTAGNRGMTLTVAFDHGGRRDIVEAARSLIRSGTPAEKVTERLFADHLPFPDAPDVDLVIRTSGEQRISNFMLWQVAYAEWVFPEVLWPDFRAPDLLACLHTYRRRDRRFGGVPVRTNGDPS from the coding sequence GTGGCCTGCGTGACGGATGGCAACGGCCGCTGGGCGCAGCGGCGTTCGCTTCCGCGTACGGCGGGTCACCGGGCCGCGGTGACCGCCGTCATCGACGTCGTCGAGGCGGCCAGGACCACCGGCGTGGAGTGGCTCAGCCTGTACGCCTTCTCCACCGAGAACTGGAACCGCCCCGGCACCGAGGTCGAGTTCCTGATGCGGCTGGTGCGCAGGGTGGTGCGCAAGCATGCGCCGCTGCTGCTCGCGCGCGGCATCCGCTGCCGCTTCCTCGGGGTCGCCGACCCGCGCATTCCCCGCGAGCTGGCGCAGGACTTCCACGACCTGGCGGCGCTCACCGCCGGCAACCGGGGGATGACGCTGACCGTCGCCTTCGACCACGGCGGGCGCCGGGACATCGTCGAGGCCGCAAGGTCGCTGATCCGCAGCGGGACGCCCGCCGAGAAGGTGACCGAGCGGCTCTTCGCGGACCACCTGCCCTTCCCCGACGCCCCCGACGTGGATCTCGTCATCCGCACCTCCGGTGAGCAGCGCATCTCCAACTTCATGCTCTGGCAGGTCGCCTACGCCGAGTGGGTCTTCCCCGAGGTGCTCTGGCCGGACTTCCGGGCTCCCGATCTCCTCGCCTGCCTGCACACCTATCGGCGCCGCGACCGCCGCTTCGGCGGCGTGCCCGTCCGGACGAACGGAGACCCCTCATGA
- a CDS encoding ABC transporter ATP-binding protein encodes MARRIPAALAQSARLAWSVDRRMTLTILVCQVLSGIGTAVMLTAVSRAMPHLATSDARTGLTAAWPALTVAVVAMAAGAGMWILADWATRRLNPKIASAVDLTLVDLHMKAELSAYDTEGFTDRSRAAEIGALRAVDLADDAKTLTNGLVQLVSAATVLTSLHPLLLGVLLLSVIPRGMGGVIAARIDYRVHDRTISARTVRGMMRWWLTTPDLADELRANSMRPYLYSWYRVMCDRVEGRELQGARPYLLVTLLAASLAGVFTLGMWAALAALALSGAMSTAIAGTAVVASQTAGRALNSIVRYGAVMFHHGLYLGDYYDFVDEVRSMATARGTTRARAPQQIRLCEAEFTYPGKDAPALHPVTLTLNRGEVVALVGENGAGKSTLIRMLTGLTVPTGGTVCWDGTDLATADAESVWRHVGLVPQDNGHWPLAARENITLGQPREHTDDRVWDAAERVGMAEKLHTLPDRLDTLLARSVWGGHELSGGQWQRLACARAMYREPAVLVLDEPTSEMDARGEHLVFRRLREMAPDRITVVVTHRLDNVRMADRVIVLDQGRIREEGTFDSLVATEGSLLRELYALARDR; translated from the coding sequence ATGGCCCGCCGCATCCCGGCCGCGCTCGCCCAGTCGGCCCGGCTGGCCTGGTCCGTCGACCGCCGCATGACCCTCACGATCCTCGTGTGCCAGGTGCTGTCCGGCATCGGCACCGCCGTCATGCTCACCGCGGTCTCCCGGGCGATGCCCCACCTCGCCACCTCCGACGCCCGTACCGGGCTGACGGCGGCATGGCCCGCGTTGACCGTCGCGGTCGTCGCGATGGCGGCGGGCGCCGGGATGTGGATCCTCGCGGACTGGGCCACCCGAAGGCTGAACCCGAAGATCGCCTCCGCGGTCGATCTCACCCTGGTCGACCTCCACATGAAGGCCGAGCTGTCCGCCTACGACACCGAGGGCTTCACCGACCGCAGCCGGGCCGCGGAGATCGGCGCCCTCCGGGCGGTCGACCTCGCGGACGACGCCAAGACCCTGACCAACGGCCTCGTCCAGCTCGTGTCCGCCGCGACCGTCCTCACCTCCCTCCACCCCCTGCTCCTGGGCGTGCTGCTGCTGTCGGTCATCCCCCGGGGCATGGGCGGCGTGATCGCCGCGCGCATCGACTACCGCGTCCACGACCGCACCATCTCCGCCCGGACCGTGCGCGGCATGATGCGCTGGTGGCTGACCACCCCCGATCTCGCCGACGAGCTGCGCGCCAACTCCATGCGCCCCTACCTGTACTCCTGGTACCGGGTGATGTGCGACCGGGTCGAAGGCCGCGAACTGCAGGGCGCGCGCCCGTACCTGCTCGTGACGCTTCTCGCGGCCTCCCTGGCGGGCGTGTTCACGCTCGGCATGTGGGCGGCGCTGGCCGCGCTCGCCCTCTCGGGAGCCATGTCCACCGCGATCGCCGGCACCGCCGTCGTCGCCTCGCAGACCGCGGGACGGGCTCTGAACTCGATCGTCCGGTACGGGGCGGTGATGTTCCACCACGGGCTCTACCTCGGCGACTACTACGACTTCGTCGACGAAGTCCGCTCGATGGCCACGGCCCGCGGCACCACCCGGGCAAGGGCGCCGCAGCAGATCCGCCTGTGCGAGGCCGAGTTCACCTACCCGGGCAAGGACGCCCCCGCGCTGCACCCGGTCACCCTCACCCTGAACCGCGGTGAGGTCGTCGCCCTGGTCGGCGAGAACGGCGCCGGCAAGTCCACCCTGATCCGCATGCTCACGGGACTGACGGTGCCGACCGGCGGGACCGTCTGCTGGGACGGCACCGATCTCGCCACCGCCGACGCGGAGTCGGTCTGGCGGCACGTCGGCCTCGTCCCCCAGGACAACGGGCACTGGCCGCTGGCCGCCCGGGAGAACATCACCCTCGGCCAGCCCCGCGAGCACACCGACGACCGCGTCTGGGACGCCGCGGAACGCGTCGGCATGGCCGAGAAGCTCCACACGCTCCCCGACCGACTCGACACCCTGCTGGCCCGCTCGGTGTGGGGCGGGCACGAGCTGTCCGGCGGGCAGTGGCAGCGTCTGGCCTGCGCGCGGGCGATGTACCGGGAGCCGGCCGTACTCGTCCTGGACGAGCCGACCAGCGAGATGGACGCCCGCGGCGAGCACCTGGTCTTCCGCCGGCTCCGCGAGATGGCCCCCGACCGGATCACCGTGGTGGTCACGCACCGCCTGGACAACGTGCGGATGGCCGACCGCGTCATCGTCCTCGACCAGGGACGCATCCGCGAGGAGGGCACCTTCGACTCCTTGGTCGCCACGGAGGGAAGCCTCCTGCGCGAGCTGTACGCGCTCGCCCGGGACCGCTGA